From the Trichoplusia ni isolate ovarian cell line Hi5 chromosome 1, tn1, whole genome shotgun sequence genome, the window acaaaaatataaagccaAAGTGTGTAACCTCCACCCGTTTATTCCCACCTAGGtaggtgattaataaaaaaataaaacgggtgtgtaccttcaaaatttatattatataaaaaaaaacacagccggaGGCACACGAAGATTTATGGGTCGTGGATTACAACTTTGTCTGTAGTCACCTCTGCAGGGATAGGTACCCCCCTGTAGTTGTGGCGGGATTCCGCCGCTGGCCGGAGATGGAAGTAGGCCGAGGTTCAGTGCTGAGCTGTACGGTGACTTCACCGGTGATGGAGATGGCGCGCACGTGCGACTGGTGTTGCCGGAAGCGGGCTCCTCGGATGACCTCGGTTGGTAGGCAGGCCCGAACGCGAGGATGCTGCTGGCTCCTTAAAGCCGGAAGAAAAAACCTGGAAATCACCGTTCGAGCTAATCAGAACTCGGCCTAATAAATTCCGTGCTGGAGTACCACCGTCGACAACGAGGAAGCGATACCTATCTAAATGTAGTAGTATTGACGTGGCGGTACTACCCAGAACGGAGTTTACACATAAAGCAGTTTaacggaaaaaaaaatacaaacacaaattacGGTTATGGCCGTtgaagatatttaaattttgaataaaaaaattattttacttgcagGTAGAttgaagcaataattttatttgaaactactaCTTTACTTAAATAGTGTTAGCCATTAGCTTGGTGAATTAAGCACATAAACGGTAACACAGCAAGTAACAAACGAGTGGCAAAGAAGACAAAGGTAAGTGGCAACATAGAACATAATAAGcgcaaataaaaagaaacatataacAACAACTAATATATGATCAAGATGGGTGAATTGTGTGCTATTTAAAACTTACCCTAATTCGGGATCTTCACGACAATATTAAGTGCAAGTATTCAACTTGAACactctcaacttattttttttttttaaatttgaatttaacggCCGTGTCTGCTAGGACGCTTGACAGGACGGAAAGTGGTCAGAGGTAACACGCTCGCATCAGCCTAGGAGCGACTGGCCAGTATGTCCCATCTCCCTCAATCGAACTCATTCTTGGTTCGTTCGGTTCATTCGGCGCGTTCCAAAACAcgcgtaaacaaagaacaatgcattcatttcatgttgttattttatttttattaattaagttttgcacagttataattgattttatttattttaatattattattattatatattttttttctatgttttgttttatgtattagttagaatttaataaatatacccaccgctgccaactataatatgaacaatatgtaggtagttcaatttataatttgtagaaacaaaacatgattattcatgtaacgttCCGTTACATTACCCCCGGTCCCtcataaggattttattttaagaataaaatccgCATGATAAACTCGTTACGATATCCTTTTATTCATACATTCACTTCAATCATTCCCTCATCTCTCAAAACCAGTCATAATAAAcaacacacaatattaaaattgtgcgACGTGtcctaacatacaaaaaaaatcaaacgacTAATATATTCGTCATTGACTTTGGTAACAGGTCTTAATATCGTTTAATAGTGTAAGGGGAAACGTAACAAAGATCACATTCATTGGTAGGTAGGAATTTTTAAGTCCTTAATATGCCAAGACCCTAAATTTTTACCAGACATATCCTCCAAAACATACACTAGTGGTGATAGCTTTTGAATGACCCGGCACTTAATGTATTTGGGAGCTAATTTCTTGCTAAAGTGCTTATCCTTATCGCTCAGGACGTAAGCACGTTTGTATACTACATCACCAATATTAAATTCGAAAGCTTTacgtcttaaattataatatgatgtatttttgacatGTGCGTGATGCAAGGATTTTTGGACTTGATCAAAGATTGAACTTAGGCATCCAAGGTTCTCCGCGTATACATCGCGAGGAAGAAACAAAACCTCGTCACCCAAGTCTGTATCTGTATAATGCGCAccacataaaactatttctcGTCCAAAAACTAGAAATGAAGGTGTAAATCCGGTGGCTTCGttaacagaattatttattgcaaattgtacttttggaataaataagTCCCATGTTCGATGATCACCGTCCACGAAAGTGGAAATGCAGGTGATTATCGTTTTATTGTACCGCTCCACGGTGTTAACTTGGGGGGTATATTTGGGTGAAAAGAATACGTTCGGTATTTTATACTTCTTAAACAAGTCTTGAGTGTGTCCGCTAATAAATTGGGTACCATTATCCAGGAAAATACTTTGAGGAACACCGTGAACAAGGAATATGTGTTCTTCCATAAGTTTAACAATAATCTGAGAAGTagcttttttaattggaaaaaatatgacaaaatttggaaaaacagCAGGTCTCTACTAGTatgtagctattttgttttcgtgtgaCAGGAAGTGGTCCCATTAAGTCGACAGAAATCATTTGGTACGGGCGCGAGCATTGCTTAGGACGTCCCATTTCACCTAGAGTAGCATGGTTTTGAGTTTTGTACTGTAAACAAGTGTTGCAAGAACCAACGTATTTCGCTATATCTCGATGCATACCCGGCCAGTAATAACTAAGAGCAACGCGCCTGTAGGTTTTAAAAATGCCCAAATGACCTGCGGTTGGTTCGTCGTGATTATCCGCAATCACCTTTTCCCTGTACTCGGAGGGAACAACTTCCTTCCAAGAAAATTCATTAGTAAGCAAGCATTTATTCTTACTAAGGCGGAAGAGAGTGCCATCCTTAATTTGATAATTGGGAAAATTCTCAGGTTTCGTGACacagttattataaatgttagtatACCAAGCATCACTGGAAGTCGCGGATGAATTAGAAGTGACCATAGCAGCAACAGGTACTGCTCTTGACAACGCATCGGGAATGACGTTGTCGACACCCCGACGGTgctttatatcaaaattaaatgaagataaaCGCACACCCAACGTGCGAGCCTTCCCGTAGGATTATTAAGAGAAAGAAACCACTTTAACGCACTATGATCTGTGTACACGGTGAACTTCTTCCCATTTTCCAAATAGCATCGCCAATGCTCCAATGCCACAAGAACAGCCAGCGTCTCCCGCTCCGTTATGCTATAGTTCTTTTCTGCCGCCGTTAATGATTTGCTCATGTATGCTATAGGGTGCTCCTTTCCGTTTACAGATTGCGTGAGCATACCGCCCATCCCATAGTTACTTGCATCCGTATGCACCTCAAAAGGAAGATTGTAATCGGGGCAAGAAAGAACAGGTGCAGAAACTAAgcattcttttagttttttaaaagcGATTTCCGCCTCATCAGTCCACTTGAAAGGTGGAgtgttctttttgtttgaagtcaGCTTGTTGAGCGGCCCTGCAATTGTACTAAAACTGGGAACGAACCTACGATACCAAGTTGCCGTGCCCAGAAATCGCTTCAGCTCCTTGCGATTACTAGGGGTAGGGTAGTTAAGGATAGCTTCAACCTTTTCTGGATCGGTTCGCAGCCCATTCGCATCAACTACGTAACCTAAATACTTAAGTTGACTTCGAAAGAACTCACACTTACTCAAGTTTACAGTAAGGCCCGCTTTACGTAATTTGTCTAAAACGCGAAGTAGAAGGGACACATGCTCCTCAAAACTAttactaacaataataatatcatctagATAAGCAAATATGCGATGATCTATGTTACCTAGTAGCATATCTACAAGACGCTGTTGCGTAGCGGGAGCATTTGTCAAACCAAAAGCCGTGGTTTTAAATCGAAGAGTTCCTCGACCTGGAACGTAGAAAGCCGTCTTATCTCTATCCTCCTCTGCAATCGGAATTTGCCAGAAGGCTTTGGATAAATCCAGACTAGAAAGAAAACGGGCGTCGCGCAGATTATCCAAAATCTCGGCAATGTATGGCAGGTTATAAGCATCtcgttttgttattgaatttaacTTTCTGCTATCTAGACAAAAACGAGGCTGTCCATTCTTTTTAGTAACGAGGAGTACCGGAGACTGCCACGCGCTTTCGCAGTACTCTACCACATCTAGTTTCAACATCTCGTCCACCTGTTCGACAAGGATCTTCTGCTTCTCAGGTGAGAGCCTATAATATCTTTGTCGGACCGGAGGAGAATCGCCAGTATCGATGCGATGGGATAAAAGGTGTGTACGGCCTAAGCCTTTAACCTCAAATGAAACGTCCCTAAATTGCTCAACAACGTTATCAGCAATAGAGCGTTGAGACTCATCTAAGCTATCATAAGACTGTATGAAAGTTTGGTGATTATTACTATTTAACTCtactaatgaattatttgacaaatctaCGGAACCCAAATATTTCGGACACAATTGAAAGGCGCGCCAGAAGTCAATACCTAAAATAAGCGATGATTGAACTTCTGGAACTACGTATGacttaattatatgaaattggtCCTCTAAATGCACTGGCACATTTATATAGCCAGTACTCTTAAGTATCTGACCACCTGCAGCTACTATCGAAGGCGTATCATCAGTACATAGCTTAAGGCCACGACTGACTAGGGTGTTATGAGAATTATTTCCTAATATTGTAATAGCTGACCCGGAATCCAGGAGGCCGGACGCTGTAAtatcgttaattttaatattcagatATGGTCGCAAATCGCCCAAAGGCTTAGTATGCAGAATTGAAGACATTTTGTAACTGTtgaagaacaatttaattgttttcaaccAATTTTCCCAATCCTCTTTATTAAAGCGACCTGCTAACGAGGCTGAGTCGAGACAATTCTGCATACttagttttttggtttttgagCTTTGTTACAATTGGGGCAATCTGGTTTCTTGATACCTTTGTGACCACacttaaaacacataatttctttattctGACAATCCCTCAGGCTATGCGAATTATTACGGCATCTAGGACAATACGGCAATTTTGCCCCGGGGATGGAATCACTAGTATTTAgggcatgtaaatatttttcatttacactgttatttaaattttgtttattattattttctgcatttgttttgttgttcccaaacttattgttaatattatagttttgtttgatAGCTATATCGGTTCTTTGTTTGTATGCGAACTCAGGTGCTAACGTGTCAGAAGTAGGAGCGGCAGGTTCGCGAAACTGTGCCATGCGTGATTGCACGTTTTCGTAGTTCCTACAAAGACTTCTTAACTGGTCAATCGATGTGATCTGAGATGCCGAGGCCAGAGTGCTCGCGTAACACGGTCTAATGTTGTGCAATATTATTTCTAACTTATCCTCCTCTGCAAAAGATCTCGACAAGCGTGAAAACATTCCTGAAATAATCGATAGGTAGATGGTAATGTTTCCTTTGCTCCCTGAGTCCTAGATCGAATCTCAGACAGCAGAAGGTAATCGTAATCCGCTCTGTCGAAGTCCTGTTGCAGAAGGACAATAAGTTCATCCCAAGAAGAAACCTGTTGCTTTACGCTTCTAAACCAATGAAGTGCATCGTCCACAAAGATTTCCGTAGCGAATGATAGTAATTTTGAATTCGAAATATTACGAGCTACACTAAATTCGCTGACTCGCTGAATAAAAGCACGTACGCAAGACTTGCCGTCATATTTTAGTTTCGCTAATTCGcaatttttaacatttccttCGCAAGTCACTGAAATGTTTAATCTCTCAGTTGTAACTTGCGGATCAGAATGCGGGATGGTAGTAATGAGGGGGTCTATACTTTTCGCTTTTAAAGATGTTAAAGCtccataatattctttaaacatACTTGTACATTCCGTATGCACGTGCAAGAATTTATCATCCCTACTTATCCTGTTCAGTCTATGATAAAGATGATGGAAAAGATTTTCGATTCTCCCCAAAATATTCTTGTCCTTGGTATCCACCTCAAGGCtagacttaattttatttaaaatttccagacAACTATTTAGGTCATCAAGAGGGTCAAGGTGGGAACACAAAATATCCTCAGACAAAAAACTTGGCTGAGCTTACAGATCTGCCGTCTAAGATCCGCCACAGTATTAGCTGGGGTTTCACCTCGTACGGCTACCTCGTATTCTAATTCCGACTTTTGTAATGATAGAAACTTAATAGGGTATGCCATTTTAAATacgggtaaaaaaaaaatcaaaatgggaGAAAGTTGTAAAtagcacacaaaattttatggaaagaaaaaaaaatactccgttCCGTTATAATCTACTTTAACAGAACGCTGTGTAAGTAAGAAGTaacagaaagaaagaaacaaaaaattgcgaacaaaagcagacaaaacaatttttgcaaCTGGTGTGAAGGCTATGCAAAGAATTGGAAAAAAACAGCACGATTCAAATTTTACCACGGCTGatagcaatattataaaaaaaaattgaacagcctgtataaaaaaacaccctgtatatgagttttttttttttttttttttttttttttaacgttaacacaatatactaaaataacggAAATGATGAGATTATAAGACTTCACTCCAGTTGatgcaaacaaacacacaaagcgttttacaaaataaaaaaaataaaattacccacTCACCGTACAATAACTAACTACTAACTACAGAAGCGAGAACAGACAAAACCACGTAATTGGGCGCCAGTGTAACCTCCACCCGTTTATTCCCACCTAGGtaggtgattaataaaaaaaataaaacgggtgtgtaccttcaaaatttatattatataaaaaaaaaacacagccggaGGCACACGAAGATTTATGGGTCGTGGATTACAACTTTGTCTGTAGTCACCTCTGCAGGGATAGGTACCCCTGTAGTTGTGGCGGGATTCCGCCGCTGGCCGGAGATGGAAGTAGGCCGAGGTTCAGTGCTGAGCTGTACGGTGACTTCACCGGTGATGGAGATGGCGCGCACGTGCGACTGGTGTTGCCGGAAGCGGGCTCCTCGGATGACCTCGGTTGGTAGGCAGGCCCGAACGCGAGGATGCTGCTGGCTCCTTAAAGCCGGAAGAAAAAGCCTGGAAATCACCGTTCGAGCTAATCAGAACTCGGCCTAATAAATTCCGTGCTGGAGTACCACCGTCGACAACGAGGAAGCGATACCTATCTAAATGTAGTAGTATTGACGTGGCGGTACTACCCAGAACGGAGTTTACACATAAAGCAGTTTaacggaaaaaaaaatacaaacataaaattacggtTATGGCCgttgagatatttaaattttgaataaaaaaatattattttacttgcaggTAGAttgaagcaataattttatttgaaactactaCTTTACTTAAATAGTGTTAGCTCATTAGCTTGGTGAATTAAGCAACATAAAGCGAGTAACACAGCACAGTAACAAACGAGTGGCAAAGCAAGACAAAGGTACAGTGGCACATAGAACATAATAAgctgcaaataaaaagaaacatataacAAACAACTATATGATCAAGATGGGTGAATTGTGTGCTATTTAAAACTTACCCTAATTCGGGATCTTCACGACAATATTAAGTGCAAGTATTCAACTTGAACactctcaacttatttttttttttaaatttgaatttaacggCCGTGTCTGCTAGGACGCTTGACAGGACGGAAAGTGGTCAGAGGTAACACGCTCGCATCAGCCTAGGAGCGACTGGCCAGTATGTCCCATCTCCCTCAATCGAACTCATTCTTGGTTCGTTCGGTTCATTCGGCGCGTTCCAAAACAcgcgtaaacaaagaacaatgcattcattttcatgttgttattttatttttattaattaagttttgcacagttataattgattttatttattttaatattattattattatatattttttttctatgttttgttttatgtattagttagaatttaataaatatacccaccgctgccaactataatatgaacaatatgtaggtagttcaatttataatttgtagaaacaaaacatgattattcatgtaacgttCCGTTACAAGTGAAATATTTGTACATACATCAACTACTCGCCACAGCCTATTAGGTTAAAGGTAAACTGCATTCTGTTGACACGTGAACGCTATTCACGCTAATTTGAGTCTTATGTTTCATCAATAAATCTCAAATTACGTTAATGAAGTTTGACAAACGTCAGTGCACGAACGTGTGTCGTCTTACCGCGACCTTAGGGGCGGCTGACACGGGCGACCCGTCACAACCATTTAACACCACGAGCGGCTGAATCCATGGTGGCCGTCTAAATCTACATACGAAATAACTACAAAACGACGCTGCTCGCGTCTCCCATAAAAAGTATAGGAAATATGCCaactttcatttattaatttatttaatcataccATACCACGACACATAACTTACTCCATAAGaactaaacatatttattgacaACTACTTTGACGGCGTACATagcttatattataatttggcTGAAGACAACGTTTCGTAGTTGTGGCGGTCGGCGCGTGAGCGTCGACCCTAAGTTGCAATTAATTTGGCGTAGATGTGACCTTCTCGCATCGCTGCGTGCTACCGATAACCACCTTGAAActtgatttcaaataattatgttatttgacaACATTACACAGAACTACAAATCTTATAAGTCATTCGACCTTATTAAATTAGAGTGCATTATTCGTGCAGTCATACATTGAAGTAAAAGGGCCTCcttcttttaatgtttttcatgtTTTGTGGATTTACCtacttgcatttttttttgttctgactCTTCACATATATTTCTTGGAGAACCTTGATTTACTTAAAAACTGCTATATTTCATACTATTTTTCAGTTATGCGGTGGTATCAGAGTACTACGGGCGCGGCCTGTTCAACAAGCTGACGGTAGTGACGGAGTCGGGCGGCGTGGAGTCGCCCGTGGTGGCGAGCGCCCCGCCGgtggcgccgcccgcgcccgcgccgcagccCTACGGACCCGGGGCTGAGGCCAAGCTCCGCCAGGCAGAGGGGCAGAGCAAGCAATGTAAGTACACTTATTTTTTACGACTCCCACAGTAAGGAATTCACTGGGGGCTTTAACAAACTTACAAATCACGTACACAAAGACACTTACACTCAgtacaagcattagtggatcacacaaacactagtcctaagcggggatcgaatcgATAGCACGTGGCGCTCGGTGGgacctacgcggggttcgaacccgcgacacgtcccgctcagtgggtttggcgtggtgatcacATCCTCTATCTGTGCAGTATTTTTCATGTCAATAATCCAGATTCAAAAAGTTGTAGTAACAGACgtttttattaatagcttatacaACTGATAatatcatataaaattaaaatttaataaattttattcgcGTTTCGAGCAAGAATACTTAAAACAGttgggatttttttatgaataataatacaattattcaAGAACTGGTTTAATATTATTCGTAACGCCTTATTTTGTGCATAAAAATCTTTGATAACGaacgtttatatttaaatttatttgagtGACCACGCCTTTACTGTactgtatgtatattatagTTACGCACTAAAAAGTCACGCTCACGTCGAgccataattgtattaaatttatatgaatCTTCTGCTCGTCCATttcaaaacaagtttaaaataaatttctcaaatattaatttcagtatACGCATCAAATACAACAAAGCAAATGGGACCCAAAGGTACGACAGTGGTCCCCGTCGGCGAGGGGCGGATGAGGTTACTCGAACAACAGCGCTACAGCTCAAGCCTAGAAGCAAACCTCAACAAGCTAGAACCAGTACACAAACCATCCCCGTACTCCTCACCAATCTCCGCCAAAAAACGATTCGAAGACAAACCTCGTAGCACAGGGGTCTCCCCCGTCGTCCAAAACATTTCCACGGCCATAGCAAATAGGACAAGCAAGAATCCCTTCGAAGAGGACAATTATGATGAAACTAAGAACCCCTTTGCTGAGGAGGCGACGGAACCCACGAATCCGTTTAACGAAGACGACGATTACGATAAGAACTATAATCCGTTCTCGTGAAGTGATTGTGTGGTCTCTAGGTTCTTGTTGACGGTCCAGGTGTTGTCCTGCGGTCCTGCTAAGCGATAGTGGTCCTATTGCTCACGGCATGccatattatatgtatgtacagaCGTAAATCGCATCaattgacttttttttatttttctgcagaTTTCGTGACAAGTTCTAGTCTTGTGgtgtttatatacttttttatgtttttttttggcagtGA encodes:
- the LOC113508842 gene encoding uncharacterized protein LOC113508842 isoform X2, with protein sequence MYLSLFKNISIPPFSWCFAASGEDSYAVVSEYYGRGLFNKLTVVTESGGVESPVVASAPPVAPPAPAPQPYGPGAEAKLRQAEGQSKQLYASNTTKQMGPKGTTVVPVGEGRMRLLEQQRYSSSLEANLNKLEPVHKPSPYSSPISAKKRFEDKPRSTGVSPVVQNISTAIANRTSKNPFEEDNYDETKNPFAEEATEPTNPFNEDDDYDKNYNPFS
- the LOC113508842 gene encoding uncharacterized protein LOC113508842 isoform X1 is translated as MYLSLFKNISIPPFSWCFAASGEDRYGYAVVSEYYGRGLFNKLTVVTESGGVESPVVASAPPVAPPAPAPQPYGPGAEAKLRQAEGQSKQLYASNTTKQMGPKGTTVVPVGEGRMRLLEQQRYSSSLEANLNKLEPVHKPSPYSSPISAKKRFEDKPRSTGVSPVVQNISTAIANRTSKNPFEEDNYDETKNPFAEEATEPTNPFNEDDDYDKNYNPFS